GGGAAGAATGCTGCGACCACCCTCTCGCCAAAGAGGGTGGCGGCATAATCAAAGCCTCTTAATCCAACGACTTACAGTTGATCTTGGCACGCCTGTTTCATCCTCAATAGCTCTCAAGTCGTACCCTTGAGCTTTCATTTCCAAGACCTTAGGCAATAGCTCATCTCTACGTTTTGCACCTTTTTTCTGTCCTCGCTGGGACTGCACTGCCGAGAACCCTGCAGGACTGAAGTGCTTATGCGTATACCGCGCCACGCTCTTGGCAGTGGCACGGACTTCGTTCTCGGGGAGCGGGGACTCAAAGTCGTTGTAGGCGCGGGCACGGGTCAGAACGGCTTCATACCAGCGGTCTGCATCCGGCCAGCCCTGGCGTATGGCTTTGTAGGCCCACAGGCGGAGCTTCTCGAACAGGGTGCAGTTCCGGCCTAGTCCGTAGTCGGGAAGGCGCTTGCGGCGGTCTGAGTAGCTGTTGAGGTCTAGCCAGCTATCCAGATCACCCAGAGTGTAGAGCCGTGTTTCCCACTCAGTGACGCGCCAGTGGGGATGCAGGGGGTTTTTGCAGACGAGGCCGGCATAGCCTATGTCGGCCCCCAGAATGTCTCTGAGCGCGCAATCTACAGCGGCTGCGTAGCGAAGCGGGCCAGATTTCCCGTCAGGTGCCGTGCGTACCGGCACCTCAAGGCCATAGATCAGGTGGGCATGACCGTTGTCGGGGTTCTGCGCGACGATCGTGGGCGGTGGCGCTCCACGGTCGTACCAGTCCAGCACGGCGCCATTCCGGTCGATGTCGTAGACCAGCCAGTAGCAGTGCGTTGGGCCGTTGAACTGGATATAGCGAGAGGTCAGAGCTTTCTGGACGTCTCGGATGCGCAAACCATCACCAAAGCGGTCGGTGTGGTAGGGCTTACGGGGCAGCCGCTGGCGAAAAAGTGCCAGATTGGAGGGCTGCGGGCCTTGGCAGGCCGCTGAAGTTTGGGTCACAATGTCCTCATTGGGTCGCGCCCCATCTCCTCAAGTTTGCCGACCGGAGGGAGATGGGGCGTTCTCGTATCTGCTACATGCTCATGCCGTGGTCATGCCCACGGTCACGCGCTTTCCTTGTGTGTTGTTTTACCGCCTCTTTGCCTCTGGCGTCCAGCGCCTCACGCTCTCGTTCAAGCCCTCGACCTGCTCGCTCAAGGCTGTGACCTGCTTCGCGAGTCGCTCGGTTCTCTCGCTCTTCGCTCTGCTCAAGCTCAAGACTTGCTCGCCCAAGTGCTTCACTTGCTCGCCCAGGGCTCGATTGTCCTGTCGTGTCACCTCGAACATGTTCTGCAAACTCGCG
The sequence above is drawn from the bacterium Scap17 genome and encodes:
- the mbeD gene encoding MbeD family mobilization/exclusion protein, which translates into the protein MTDLERELLRAFEQLQSDYSKQLQEWESAYASLQNMFEVTRQDNRALGEQVKHLGEQVLSLSRAKSERTERLAKQVTALSEQVEGLNESVRRWTPEAKRR
- a CDS encoding replicase; the encoded protein is MTQTSAACQGPQPSNLALFRQRLPRKPYHTDRFGDGLRIRDVQKALTSRYIQFNGPTHCYWLVYDIDRNGAVLDWYDRGAPPPTIVAQNPDNGHAHLIYGLEVPVRTAPDGKSGPLRYAAAVDCALRDILGADIGYAGLVCKNPLHPHWRVTEWETRLYTLGDLDSWLDLNSYSDRRKRLPDYGLGRNCTLFEKLRLWAYKAIRQGWPDADRWYEAVLTRARAYNDFESPLPENEVRATAKSVARYTHKHFSPAGFSAVQSQRGQKKGAKRRDELLPKVLEMKAQGYDLRAIEDETGVPRSTVSRWIKRL